GCCGGCCATTGATCACGGAGCTCGCTTGACCGTGGAGAAGCAAAGAAATTAAATTTCGATTTCGCTTGGTCATTGGTCACGGACGCACCGGTGAGTTCCTCCTCTGAGTTTGCCTGTGCTAATACTTTCGCTTTGCTGAATTTGTTACAGACTACCCTGCCTCGTATCGTCGCGTGTTTGAAGATTTTGGCATTGCAATAATGCTTCTATTATCTTGCTAGCTGTCTTGTGTTTCCGCTGCTCCGTGTTCCATCCGTAGATCTCATTGCGCACTCTCCGGTCATCCCATTTAATACCCGAGTTCGTTAGGAAATCTACAGGGAGAATGCCTATGTCCAGTGAGAGTACATCGTTCTAATGGCTAGGCTCATGTTTGTCTCTAGCCGCATGATGCATCTTCAATTATTGTTCTTCCTTTCTGTTGGGAGTCGGTACTCTGTACTCATGACAGGAGAACCACCCGGTCTTCTTTCTGTGAAGAAACAGAGGGTAACTAGTAATTGGGTAATTCGATGGATGTGTTTGTTCATCCTTCTACATATGCACTTCAACAACTACAGTATTAACAAACTATAATAGGCCGGAAGGCAACTTTTTTTACCTTTCAAACTCAAGAACAACCACTGCAAGACAAATGCACAAGTGAAAGGACTGGTTTTCATTCAGTTTTTTTTTACCAAGGCAAGGTGAAAGAGAAGTTGTTGAAGTACTATGGGGACACATGATTGATTCCGTATCCTAATAAATGATGATCTCCTATGACAAAAAGGAGGCGTCACTCTGTTGCCACGTCAACATGTGCAGGTTCTGGGTTGTGTTGCTACCTGGACTGGATCTTATTTTTCACATCCGGCAACCAATCGGTTACTGCCGATGTTGAACCCTCTGCATATTGTAGCGACATCCACGATGTTAATGTTATCTCTGATTGACCCGGCCCTACTGGATTTTGTCTAATTGTCATCTGTTAATAGCTTGATGTAGCTACAATCAACGATAAGTCGTGCCACAGATATTAAGCACGTTTAACTGCCCATCCAGCGACTCATGCAGACTTTTTTATTTAGTTCTTCTTTGTTCTCTCTGAGATCCATTGTTAGAAGCAGCCACTCATTTGACAACGGGCATTCGCGGGCTGTGGATCGATTCCGTAGTCAAATTTATTGATTGATGCTGAACCGTGTGAACACGTACTGAATGATTGGCTAATTCTACTATTCTTCGGTGTACATCGCTATCTTTCCCTCTTTCCAACGTTGTTAGATGCTAGTCAATGATCCATTTGATGGAAGAAAATAAGTTTGTTTACGATGATAAAAAAAATACACGAAATAGTTTCCTGAACCTGCTTATGCAAATATACTTCAGCTATGTCTTTTACATGTCATCTAATCATTTATCTTCTCAAGTTCATTCAGATACTGAAACGGCAAGATGGTTAACTTTGGAAAGAAGTTGGCGCAAGATCAAGTAGAAGAATGGAAAGGGTATGATTTTCCTTGGAGTGCTTCTGAGAAGTTTTTGCTTTAACTTTTTTGGAACATAAGATTTCTCATATTCTTTTTAAAGAAAAGTCGATTAGATATTTCTCATATGCTTGTGTCCATACTATATCATTTGCTTCAATCCCAATACATCAAATGAAAAATGAAGAGCCATCTAACTGCTGTAGTTTTATGATGATGAAGTAGGTGCACATTTCACAAGCCAGTTCCCTCAGTCTAATAATTTTCTTCACAATGCTAATAAATTCCTGCAGAGATCTTAATTTTTTTTGTCTTTCTATTGCTAGGTACTATATCAATTAcaaattaatgaagaaaatgCTGAAGCAATACGTTCAACAAACTCAAATTGGTGGCAAAGATTGCGAACAAATACTTAAGGAGTTCTCAAGGATTCTTGATGATCAGGTATGCAGAAAGTTGATCTCTCGGAGCGACTTATCCATTCTGTCTCTCGTCCCTTGCATCACGAACTTGGTATCTTCAATAGGGGTAGATCGTTTTGGTTAACTAAAATTCGTATGTACTCCAATTCAGATTGAAAGGATCGTGCTCTTTCTGCTACAACAACAAGGCCACCTTGCTAGCAGGATTGAGGAATTGGGAGCACAGCGCTCTGCTATTGCACGACAAGTTGATACGTCAAGAGTTTTTCAACTCCGTGAGGATTACAGAGAAGTTGGGAGAGATCTTGTAAAGCTTCTCCGCTTTGTTGACATGAATGCTACTGGTCTGAGAAAGATACTAAAGAAGTTTGATAAGCGTTTTGGGTACAAGTTTACAGATTATTATGTCACCACTCGTGCAAACCATCCTTATTCTCAGCTTCAGCAAGTCTTTAAGCAAGTGGTAATTTGCTGGCATTTTACATTGGCAACTGCTTTTATTATTTTTCTTCCCTACAGCTAATCAGGACCTCTGCTACTTATCACACACTTCTACCAATACAGGGAATTGTAGCTGTTGCAGGTGCGTTATCGCGGAACCTTGCATATCTGGAGGATGAGCATCGTGGAAGCTTTTTATCCATCTATGATAATCCGTCAGTTGTACTGAAGGTAATATGTTTCCATGGTCCCACTCTCTTTCAGCTCAGTATTTTTTTTTTCTGTCCTCCCAACTGGATGGCCTATTTGCTGTATGTTTTAAGAGTGTGATCTAACTATTTTCTCTAATATTCAGGACCCTATCATAGACCAAGTAAATAACGCAGTGCAGAAACTCACACACGCGACGAACTTTATGCAATACTTGGGGCAACATGCACTTATCGTCCAAGATGATACTACAAGTGAATCGGAGGATACTGTCAATGATGAGAGCTATCACTTCATGTCTCTGATGCTTAACCTTGTGAACACATTTCTTTACATGGTGAATACATATATCATTGTGCCAACTGCAGACGACTATTCAGTAAGCCTTGGAGCTGCCCCGACAGTTTGTGGCATAATTATTGGATCAATGGCGGTCGCGCAAGTGTTTTCCTCCGTTTATTTCAGTGCATGGTCAAACAGGTCATACTTCAGACCTCTAGTGTTCAGTAGCATTATGCTGTTCTCTGGGAACCTACTGTATGCATTGGCGTACGACCTGAATTCGCTGACAGTTCTCCTGATTGGCCGGATACTATGCGGGTATGCAGACACTTTCTGTCTTTGATAAACTTACCTTTTTTTGCAATGGCAAGTACTTCATTATCTGTGTCTTGAGATTTTCTGAAATTACTCCTTTCATACTGACAACAGGTTGGGTTCTGCAAGAGCTGTGAACCGTCGGTATATCAGCGACTGTGTACCTCTCAAGACCAGGCTACAAGCTTCTGCAGGATTTGTCAGTGCTAGTGCTCTTGGAATGGCATGTGGACCTGGTCTTGCTGGTTTTCTTCAGACAAAATTTACAATATACTCGCTCACTTTTAACCAGAGCACATTGCCTGGATGGCTCATGTCCATCTCTTGGCTTCTTTACTTGGTGTGGCTATGGTTTTCATTCAAAGAGCCCGAACACTTCGCTAAGGCTGCAGCCAGTGCAGCGGCATCTGAATCTAGTAAGTCTCAACTAGCAGACCACAGTAGTTGCACCTGCATTGCTCTCCTGACTTTGTGTTTTTATCATGTGTTCAAACGGAGCCTAAACAGTAAAGTACACTAGATTTTATTCTTGCACA
This region of Lolium perenne isolate Kyuss_39 chromosome 2, Kyuss_2.0, whole genome shotgun sequence genomic DNA includes:
- the LOC127336413 gene encoding SPX domain-containing membrane protein OsI_17046 isoform X2; the encoded protein is MVNFGKKLAQDQVEEWKGYYINYKLMKKMLKQYVQQTQIGGKDCEQILKEFSRILDDQIERIVLFLLQQQGHLASRIEELGAQRSAIARQVDTSRVFQLREDYREVGRDLVKLLRFVDMNATGLRKILKKFDKRFGYKFTDYYVTTRANHPYSQLQQVFKQVGIVAVAGALSRNLAYLEDEHRGSFLSIYDNPSVVLKDPIIDQVNNAVQKLTHATNFMQYLGQHALIVQDDTTSESEDTVNDESYHFMSLMLNLVNTFLYMVNTYIIVPTADDYSVSLGAAPTVCGIIIGSMAVAQVFSSVYFSAWSNRSYFRPLVFSSIMLFSGNLLYALAYDLNSLTVLLIGRILCGLGSARAVNRRYISDCVPLKTRLQASAGFVSASALGMACGPGLAGFLQTKFTIYSLTFNQSTLPGWLMSISWLLYLVWLWFSFKEPEHFAKAAASAAASESSHQESANLEEGLAQPLLIAEDRMDENSEDNDDTTDSQKSHEPATSFVSAYKLLTPSVKVQLLIYFMLKYAMEILLSESSVITTYYFNWDTSAVAIFLAILGLTVLPVNALVGSYVTNWFEDRQILLASEIMVLIGIIMSFRYTPHYSIPQYVSSALITFVFAEVLEGVNLSLLSRVMSSRLSRGTYNGGLLSTEAGTLARVVADATITGAGYLGTDMLLNVTLLPPLVISIVSIVATFCTYNTLF
- the LOC127336413 gene encoding SPX domain-containing membrane protein OsI_17046 isoform X1, whose product is MVNFGKKLAQDQVEEWKGYYINYKLMKKMLKQYVQQTQIGGKDCEQILKEFSRILDDQIERIVLFLLQQQGHLASRIEELGAQRSAIARQVDTSRVFQLREDYREVGRDLVKLLRFVDMNATGLRKILKKFDKRFGYKFTDYYVTTRANHPYSQLQQVFKQVGIVAVAGALSRNLAYLEDEHRGSFLSIYDNPSVVLKDPIIDQVNNAVQKLTHATNFMQYLGQHALIVQDDTTSESEDTVNDESYHFMSLMLNLVNTFLYMVNTYIIVPTADDYSVSLGAAPTVCGIIIGSMAVAQVFSSVYFSAWSNRSYFRPLVFSSIMLFSGNLLYALAYDLNSLTVLLIGRILCGLGSARAVNRRYISDCVPLKTRLQASAGFVSASALGMACGPGLAGFLQTKFTIYSLTFNQSTLPGWLMSISWLLYLVWLWFSFKEPEHFAKAAASAAASESIGHQESANLEEGLAQPLLIAEDRMDENSEDNDDTTDSQKSHEPATSFVSAYKLLTPSVKVQLLIYFMLKYAMEILLSESSVITTYYFNWDTSAVAIFLAILGLTVLPVNALVGSYVTNWFEDRQILLASEIMVLIGIIMSFRYTPHYSIPQYVSSALITFVFAEVLEGVNLSLLSRVMSSRLSRGTYNGGLLSTEAGTLARVVADATITGAGYLGTDMLLNVTLLPPLVISIVSIVATFCTYNTLF